In Beutenbergia cavernae DSM 12333, the DNA window ACGCCGGGCCCGGGCTCGAGGATGTTCACCCTCGGGTGCCGGTTCGCGAGCCGGATGAGCTCCCAGACGTTGACGCCGACCTGATCGGCGATGAGCGACAGCTCGTTGGCGAACGCGATGTTGACGTCGCGGTAGGAGTTCTCCACGAGCTTGGTGAGCTCCGCCGTCGTCGCATCCGTCAGGAAGATCTCACCCTCGCAGAAGACCTCGTAGACGGAGCGCGCCGCTCGAGCGGCCTCCGGCGTGACGCCACCGATGATGCGGTCGTTCGACGTCAGCTCCGCCATGATCCGGCCGGGCAGCACACGTTCGGGGCAGTGCGCCAGGTGGACGAGCAGGGCCCCGTCGTCGCCCACGAGATCGGGCCGCGTCTCGGCGATCCACTCGCCCAGGCGGAGCGTCGTCCCGGGCGGCGACGTCGACTCGAGGACGACGAGCGCACCCGGGACGAGCACGGGGGCGATCGCGTCGGCAGCGGACCGGACGAACGTCAGGTCCGGCGTGAGGTCGTCGTGGAACGGCGTCGGCACGGCGATGATGTAGGCCTGCGAGCGCCGGACCTCGTGGCTCGCGCTGAGCCGACCCGCTGTGACGGCGCTCGCGACGAAGCCGGCCAGGTCCGGCTCGACGAACGGCACCTCGCCCGCGTTGACCGCCTCGACCACCCGCGCGTCGAGGTCCGCCCCGTGGACGTCGATCCCCCGGTTGGCGAGGATCGCGGCCGTCGGCAGCCCGATGTACCCGAGCCCGACGACGGTGACCGTGTCGACGCGGGTGGGTGTCGTCTCGGCGGTCATGACGCGCTCGCCGCGGCGTCGGTGTGGCCGAAGCGCTCGACGATGGCGGCGATCGCCCGTTCCGCGGCATGGCCGTCTCCGTAGGGGTTGAAGGCGTTCGCCATGGCGCCGTAGACCTCCGCATCGTCGAGCAGCTCCTCGATCGCGGCGACGATCCCCGCCTCGTCGGTGCCGACGAGCCGGGCCGTCCCGGCCGCGACGGCCTCCGGCCGCTCCGTGTTCTCCCGCAGCACGAGCACGGGCTTGCCCAGCGCCGGCGCCTCCTCCTGGAGACCGCCCGAGTCCGTGACGACGAGCGTCGACCTCGCGAGGACGTTCGCGAGGTCGCTGTACCCGAGCGGCTCGGTGAGGACGACGTTCGGGATGCCGGCGAGCTCGGGCTCGAGGACCGCGCGCACGGTCGGGTTGGGGTGCATCGGGAGGACGACGAGCGCATCCGGGCGACGCCGCGCCACGGTCGCGACGGCGCGGGCGGACCGCCGCATGGGCTCACCCCAGGACTCGCGCCGGTGCGCCGTCACGAGGATGAGCGGCCCCGTCAGGTCCTCGATCGGGGCGAGGTGCGGGTCGGCCAGCGGCACTCGCGCGGCGACGGTGCCGACGAGGGCGTCGATCACGGTGTTGCCGGTTACCACGATGTCGTCCTCCGGGATCCCGGAGCGCAGCAGGTTCGCGCGGTTGCCGGCGGTCGGCGCGAGGTGCAGGGAGGCGATCTGGGTGAGCAGCCGCCGGTTGCCCTCCTCGGGGAACGGCGACGCCAAGGACGAGGTCCGCAGCCCCGCCTCGAGATGCACGACCGGGATCGAGAGGTAGAAGGCGGCGAGCGCCGCCGCGAACGCCGAGGTCGTGTCGCCCTGCACGAGGACGACGTCGGGCGCGAGGCGACGCAGCACGGGCGTCACCCGTTCGAGGACCCGCGCGGTGGTCGTCTCGAGCCCGACTCCGTGGGTGAACACGTCGAGGTCCGTCACGGGCCGCATGCCGAAGAGCTCGTTGACCTGGTCGACGATCTCGCGGTGCTGGCCCGTCACCACCGGCGAGCACACGATCGCCGGATGACGCGCGGCGGCCGCGACGATCGGCGCGACCTTGATCGCCTCTGGTCTCGTGCCGTAGATCGGGACCAGGTGGAGGGAGGCCTCGGCCGTGCTCACGGCTGCTCGCCGGCTGGCCGACTGCCGGTGCTGCGGCCGGGGCGTGACGCTCGGGGCACGTGCTCTCGTTCTCCTTCGCGGATCGACGTCGGC includes these proteins:
- the wecC gene encoding UDP-N-acetyl-D-mannosamine dehydrogenase is translated as MTAETTPTRVDTVTVVGLGYIGLPTAAILANRGIDVHGADLDARVVEAVNAGEVPFVEPDLAGFVASAVTAGRLSASHEVRRSQAYIIAVPTPFHDDLTPDLTFVRSAADAIAPVLVPGALVVLESTSPPGTTLRLGEWIAETRPDLVGDDGALLVHLAHCPERVLPGRIMAELTSNDRIIGGVTPEAARAARSVYEVFCEGEIFLTDATTAELTKLVENSYRDVNIAFANELSLIADQVGVNVWELIRLANRHPRVNILEPGPGVGGHCIAVDPWFVVSAAPDVSRLIRTARAVNDSKPSWVADRVVAATPRDDAVIAALGLAFKADVDDIRQSPARAIVAEIAERLPHATVLVVEPHVRELPPELAERPNVRLESLDAALGAADCVALLVDHRSFRRAPAPLGVPLVDTRGLWER
- the wecB gene encoding non-hydrolyzing UDP-N-acetylglucosamine 2-epimerase; protein product: MSTAEASLHLVPIYGTRPEAIKVAPIVAAAARHPAIVCSPVVTGQHREIVDQVNELFGMRPVTDLDVFTHGVGLETTTARVLERVTPVLRRLAPDVVLVQGDTTSAFAAALAAFYLSIPVVHLEAGLRTSSLASPFPEEGNRRLLTQIASLHLAPTAGNRANLLRSGIPEDDIVVTGNTVIDALVGTVAARVPLADPHLAPIEDLTGPLILVTAHRRESWGEPMRRSARAVATVARRRPDALVVLPMHPNPTVRAVLEPELAGIPNVVLTEPLGYSDLANVLARSTLVVTDSGGLQEEAPALGKPVLVLRENTERPEAVAAGTARLVGTDEAGIVAAIEELLDDAEVYGAMANAFNPYGDGHAAERAIAAIVERFGHTDAAASAS